In a genomic window of Akkermansia massiliensis:
- a CDS encoding alpha-N-acetylglucosaminidase, which produces MLTNLFVFAEDIQKNREREAARSVIMRTVPSLAKAPEKLQLEIIEKEDGHDVFETKASGGILNIRGSSGTALCRGFYDFLKTNRLGMVSWDNKDIRWPAQLPDAAPRRIVSPFRNHYYLNVVTYGYTMPYWTWERWEKEIDWMALHGIDMPLALVATEGIAIRVWKRLGLTEKEIEEFYTGPAHLPWQRMGNIVNHDGPLPASWHKEQIALQHRILHRMKSLGMTPICPAFSGFVPRGILRLYPEAKLHRLGWGGWPQKNHAHFLSPEDPLFLKIGRLYMQEWQKEFGRNTYFLADSFNEMELPENKGGAEARNNMLSSLGEQIYRSISSTNPDAVWVMQGWMFGYQRNIWNADTLKALLSKVPDDKMLLLDLAADYNKTFWRNGMNWDVFKGFFNKPWVYSVVPNMGGKCAMTGVMDFYANGHLEALNSSSRGHLSGMGMAPEGIENNDVIYELVTDAAWRDRQEDVEQYLENYCRARYGNYPDSMKEAWNLFRRTAYSNLKDHPRFNWQMKPGTRGCSVNTSEDFLKGLSLFVNTRGLEQSPLFRQDAVEMTAHYLGIRMNEAILAALEALDEQDMENTEKCMEYFRKYALRADSFLEGHPTWRLSRWLSFARSHGTSPEEKNKYEQNARRLVTRWGPPVDDYAAKIWSGLIRDYYLPRWEHFIQSRLSEKNPDMGAWEEKWVRSTGVSAAHAPGDLVNACRQAIREAPPLPSSLKRKAAGSIIGNWTSATVSTEWSYLDWPVSSADLEKLRGVRFVFTSGSHALEIDGVELLENGKIIARDQHAGLAGKPSRGNFYKLSLPKGIHANNGCSLRARVRSVGGKSSNGKLELIKE; this is translated from the coding sequence ATGCTGACAAATCTGTTTGTCTTCGCAGAAGATATACAGAAAAACAGGGAGCGGGAAGCAGCGCGTTCAGTAATCATGCGGACCGTTCCGTCCCTGGCCAAAGCCCCGGAAAAACTGCAATTGGAAATTATTGAAAAAGAAGACGGGCACGATGTTTTTGAAACGAAGGCCTCCGGCGGAATACTGAATATCCGGGGAAGCAGCGGTACAGCCCTCTGCCGGGGATTCTATGATTTTCTGAAGACAAACCGTCTGGGAATGGTCTCCTGGGATAATAAAGATATCCGCTGGCCGGCGCAACTGCCGGACGCCGCGCCGCGCCGCATCGTTTCCCCTTTCCGCAACCACTATTACCTCAATGTGGTCACTTATGGCTATACGATGCCTTACTGGACCTGGGAACGCTGGGAAAAAGAAATAGATTGGATGGCTCTGCACGGCATAGATATGCCTCTGGCCCTGGTTGCCACGGAGGGAATCGCCATACGGGTATGGAAACGGCTGGGACTGACGGAGAAAGAAATAGAAGAATTCTATACAGGGCCGGCACACCTCCCCTGGCAGCGGATGGGGAACATCGTCAATCATGACGGCCCCCTGCCCGCCAGCTGGCACAAGGAACAAATCGCCCTGCAGCACCGCATCCTGCACAGGATGAAATCCCTGGGCATGACCCCCATTTGTCCTGCTTTTTCCGGTTTCGTTCCCCGGGGAATCCTCCGCCTTTATCCGGAAGCGAAGCTTCACCGGCTGGGGTGGGGAGGCTGGCCTCAAAAAAACCACGCCCATTTTCTTTCTCCGGAAGACCCCCTTTTCCTTAAAATAGGACGCCTGTACATGCAGGAATGGCAGAAGGAATTCGGGAGAAACACCTATTTTCTTGCAGACTCCTTTAATGAAATGGAACTTCCTGAAAACAAAGGAGGAGCCGAAGCCCGCAACAACATGCTCAGTTCCCTCGGAGAACAAATTTACCGCTCCATTTCCTCCACCAACCCGGATGCGGTATGGGTCATGCAGGGATGGATGTTCGGATACCAGCGCAATATCTGGAACGCAGATACCCTGAAGGCTTTGCTCAGCAAGGTTCCGGATGATAAGATGCTCCTTCTGGACCTGGCGGCGGATTACAACAAGACCTTCTGGCGCAACGGCATGAACTGGGACGTCTTCAAAGGTTTTTTCAATAAACCGTGGGTTTACAGCGTGGTTCCCAACATGGGCGGCAAATGCGCCATGACCGGGGTAATGGATTTTTACGCCAACGGCCATCTGGAAGCCTTGAACTCTTCATCCAGGGGGCATCTCTCCGGAATGGGCATGGCCCCGGAAGGGATAGAAAACAATGACGTTATCTACGAACTGGTTACGGACGCCGCATGGAGGGACCGCCAGGAGGACGTGGAACAATATCTGGAAAATTATTGCCGTGCCCGATACGGAAATTATCCGGACAGCATGAAGGAAGCCTGGAATCTGTTCCGCCGCACAGCCTATTCCAACTTAAAGGACCATCCCCGTTTCAACTGGCAAATGAAACCCGGCACCCGCGGCTGTTCCGTAAACACAAGCGAAGATTTTCTGAAAGGCCTTTCCCTGTTCGTCAACACTCGCGGCCTGGAACAGTCCCCCCTGTTCCGCCAGGATGCCGTTGAGATGACCGCCCATTACCTTGGCATACGCATGAATGAAGCCATCCTGGCCGCTCTGGAAGCCCTGGATGAACAAGACATGGAGAATACGGAAAAATGCATGGAATATTTCCGCAAATACGCCCTTCGGGCGGATTCCTTTCTGGAAGGACACCCCACCTGGAGGCTGTCGCGCTGGTTATCATTTGCCCGGTCTCACGGAACTTCTCCGGAGGAAAAAAACAAGTATGAACAAAACGCCAGAAGGCTGGTGACCAGATGGGGGCCTCCCGTAGACGACTACGCCGCCAAAATATGGAGCGGCCTTATCAGGGACTACTATCTGCCGCGCTGGGAACACTTTATTCAAAGCCGTCTTTCCGAAAAAAATCCGGATATGGGAGCATGGGAGGAAAAATGGGTCCGTTCCACTGGCGTAAGCGCGGCGCACGCTCCCGGAGATCTGGTCAACGCCTGCCGCCAGGCTATCCGGGAGGCGCCGCCCCTGCCTTCTTCCCTGAAAAGAAAAGCAGCCGGGTCAATTATAGGAAACTGGACCTCCGCAACGGTATCCACGGAATGGAGTTATCTGGACTGGCCCGTTTCTTCCGCTGATCTTGAAAAACTCCGGGGGGTGCGCTTCGTCTTCACTTCCGGCAGCCATGCCCTGGAAATAGACGGCGTCGAACTCCTGGAAAACGGCAAAATAATCGCCCGCGACCAGCACGCCGGATTGGCAGGCAAGCCTTCCCGCGGGAATTTCTACAAACTTTCCCTTCCCAAGGGAATCCATGCCAACAACGGATGTTCCCTCAGAGCCAGGGTCCGCTCCGTGGGAGGAAAATCTTCCAATGGAAAATTGGAACTGATTAAAGAATGA
- a CDS encoding rhodanese-like domain-containing protein, with the protein MKNVVLYVVMVTGLTALFVWLKGRNAERAPVPAAMVVSPESGMARPIVLVDVRTPDEYRTGHKEGALNIPADEVEQRAPQLLPDKNAVILLYCRTGKRADKALETLRKMGYSHVENLHRFEM; encoded by the coding sequence GTGAAAAACGTGGTTTTGTATGTGGTCATGGTGACCGGGCTGACAGCCCTCTTCGTCTGGCTGAAAGGCAGGAATGCGGAACGCGCCCCTGTTCCCGCCGCCATGGTGGTGTCTCCGGAAAGCGGCATGGCGCGCCCTATTGTGCTGGTGGATGTCCGAACTCCGGATGAGTACCGCACGGGACATAAGGAGGGAGCCTTGAATATTCCGGCAGATGAGGTGGAACAACGGGCTCCGCAGCTTCTTCCGGATAAAAACGCCGTGATTCTGCTGTATTGCCGTACGGGCAAGAGGGCGGACAAGGCGCTGGAAACGCTCAGGAAGATGGGATATTCCCATGTGGAAAACCTGCACCGGTTCGAAATGTAA
- a CDS encoding fumarylacetoacetate hydrolase family protein gives MKIRFYLNDRAERVMALWSESRGEYLAADSVLAEVDACICGETGSCGEEIKRIAAFLDNTAAKAVDPEWTIDTALPCSPSKLVCLGKSYADHAKEFDGDSVQEPAVFLKSPSAITSCSDVVLYPPGCDKLDYEIELAVVIKEVLKNASPEEAARAISGYTLMCDYSERANQLEHGGQWTKGKSYDSFAPMGPTFISADELGDGAGIPLELKVNGEVRQSGNTDGLIWPVPRLIAYVSRFMTLWPGDVVSTGTPGGVGMGMKPPVYLKPGDVVEWGSPAFGFASQAVVIDDEG, from the coding sequence GTGAAGATCAGATTTTACCTGAATGACCGGGCGGAGCGCGTCATGGCTCTGTGGAGCGAAAGCCGCGGAGAATACCTGGCGGCGGACTCCGTGCTTGCCGAGGTGGATGCCTGCATTTGCGGGGAAACGGGATCCTGCGGGGAGGAAATAAAGCGCATTGCCGCGTTTCTGGATAATACCGCCGCCAAAGCTGTTGACCCTGAATGGACGATTGATACCGCGCTGCCCTGTTCCCCTTCCAAGCTGGTGTGCCTGGGAAAGAGCTATGCAGACCATGCGAAGGAGTTTGACGGGGATTCCGTACAGGAACCGGCTGTTTTCCTGAAATCGCCTTCCGCCATTACTTCCTGCAGCGATGTCGTTTTGTATCCGCCCGGCTGCGACAAGCTGGATTATGAGATTGAATTGGCCGTAGTGATTAAGGAGGTGCTGAAAAACGCTTCCCCGGAGGAGGCCGCGCGGGCTATCAGCGGCTATACGCTGATGTGCGACTATTCGGAAAGGGCCAACCAGCTGGAACATGGCGGACAGTGGACCAAGGGAAAGAGTTATGACAGCTTTGCCCCAATGGGCCCCACGTTCATTTCCGCTGATGAACTTGGGGACGGAGCCGGCATTCCCCTGGAATTGAAGGTGAACGGGGAAGTGCGCCAAAGCGGCAATACGGACGGCTTGATCTGGCCTGTTCCGCGCCTGATTGCCTATGTTTCCCGGTTCATGACCTTATGGCCCGGAGATGTGGTTTCCACCGGAACTCCGGGAGGCGTGGGGATGGGGATGAAGCCTCCGGTATATTTAAAACCCGGGGATGTAGTGGAATGGGGAAGCCCCGCTTTTGGATTCGCCTCCCAGGCTGTGGTGATTGATGATGAGGGGTAG
- a CDS encoding 2-isopropylmalate synthase, translating to MSDQIYFFDTTLRDGEQCPGASMNLREKLEVARQMERLGMDVIEAGFPCISDGDFEAVHTIAREIKKCRIAGLARCVKADIEAAARALEPAGERARIHIFLATSKLHMQFKLKKAESEILRMAAEGVSYAKQFVQDVEFSPEDASRTDLDFLTKVVETVIDAGATTVNIPDTVGYTTPDEFYRIIRHLKENVPNIGKAVISVHCHNDLGLAVANSLAAVRAGARQVEGTINGIGERAGNVALEEVIMALRTRAGQFGDVTDNINTKEIVRTSRIVARMSGMQVQRSKAIVGENAFAHSSGIHQHGILNCRETYEVMDPQAVGWGATELPLTKHSGRAAVKSRLEQLGHVLTEEEVNTVFERFKKVGDSKKFVYDDDLSAIVDDSLHASTGLWELDFLQFVAGSHARPTATVGLLKEGKKFEDSSTGNGAVDAVIKAIERITKRKGTLKGYSVNAASEGKDALGEVTVHVDFGQPKPIVGKGASTDVIEASARAYLNAVNRSIRMENMPQPNNLDAGAI from the coding sequence ATGTCCGATCAAATCTATTTTTTTGACACTACCCTGCGCGATGGAGAACAATGCCCCGGAGCATCCATGAACCTACGCGAAAAGCTGGAAGTGGCGCGGCAAATGGAACGGCTGGGCATGGACGTGATTGAAGCCGGCTTTCCCTGCATCTCCGACGGCGACTTTGAAGCCGTGCACACCATCGCCCGCGAAATCAAAAAATGCCGCATCGCAGGGCTGGCCCGCTGCGTGAAGGCGGATATTGAAGCGGCGGCCAGGGCCCTGGAACCCGCCGGGGAACGCGCCCGCATCCACATCTTCCTGGCAACCAGCAAGCTGCACATGCAGTTCAAATTGAAAAAAGCGGAATCCGAAATTCTGCGCATGGCGGCGGAAGGCGTATCCTATGCCAAGCAATTCGTGCAGGATGTGGAATTTTCCCCGGAGGACGCTTCCCGCACAGACCTGGATTTTCTGACCAAAGTCGTGGAAACAGTCATCGACGCCGGCGCCACGACCGTCAACATTCCGGATACTGTGGGCTACACTACTCCGGACGAATTCTACCGCATCATCCGCCACCTGAAAGAAAATGTGCCGAACATCGGCAAAGCCGTCATCTCCGTGCATTGCCACAATGACCTTGGGCTGGCCGTAGCCAACTCCCTGGCAGCCGTCCGCGCCGGAGCCCGCCAGGTGGAAGGAACCATTAACGGCATCGGCGAACGCGCCGGAAACGTGGCTCTGGAAGAAGTCATCATGGCCCTGCGCACCCGCGCCGGGCAATTCGGAGACGTCACGGACAACATCAACACGAAGGAAATCGTCCGCACTTCCCGCATCGTGGCCCGCATGAGCGGCATGCAGGTGCAGCGGTCCAAAGCCATCGTGGGGGAAAACGCTTTCGCCCACTCTTCAGGCATCCACCAGCACGGCATCCTCAACTGCCGGGAAACCTATGAAGTCATGGATCCGCAGGCGGTCGGCTGGGGCGCCACGGAACTCCCGCTCACCAAGCATTCCGGGCGCGCTGCCGTCAAATCCAGGCTGGAACAGCTGGGCCATGTCCTCACGGAAGAGGAAGTCAACACCGTCTTTGAACGCTTCAAGAAAGTGGGCGACTCCAAAAAATTCGTTTATGATGATGATCTTTCCGCCATTGTGGACGACTCCCTGCATGCCTCCACCGGCCTATGGGAACTGGACTTCCTGCAATTCGTGGCGGGCAGCCACGCGCGTCCCACGGCTACGGTGGGACTGCTCAAGGAAGGCAAGAAATTTGAAGACAGCTCTACAGGCAACGGCGCCGTGGATGCCGTCATCAAGGCTATTGAGCGCATCACTAAGCGCAAAGGCACGCTGAAAGGCTACAGCGTCAACGCCGCTTCCGAAGGGAAGGACGCTCTGGGAGAAGTCACGGTTCATGTGGACTTCGGCCAGCCCAAGCCCATCGTGGGCAAGGGAGCCTCCACGGACGTCATTGAAGCCTCCGCCCGGGCCTACCTGAACGCGGTCAACCGCTCCATCCGCATGGAAAACATGCCTCAGCCCAACAATCTGGACGCAGGAGCCATCTGA
- a CDS encoding SMP-30/gluconolactonase/LRE family protein, which translates to MKATLLLLCLACSALAAPPTKKQPEPAKPLPPLEKATIAIDGHPESVAADAEGNIYFTCIGAKLAPTEKDKDGYLGVIPHGSTEPKKITDVDTLDAPKGLLYQDGFLYCTDVDMVYKIDAKTGTIEGYVDLSPSRMKFLNDLAFINGRLMVSSTDTDQIFYVDTNTSSYGELVTKQPIYKPNGLAWDPERKVIYLCEYATDEKGKPSGRLLSINPVSREVTELSKERGQYDGLVYRDNALYYSDWSKDKKPEAIRRLDLKTGRSAPAATGPIEGAADFILYDSMIVVPGMAEKKIHIMPIGGKK; encoded by the coding sequence ATGAAAGCAACACTACTCCTTCTCTGCCTGGCGTGCAGCGCGCTGGCAGCTCCTCCAACCAAAAAACAGCCGGAGCCGGCCAAACCGCTGCCTCCGCTGGAAAAAGCCACCATTGCCATTGACGGCCACCCGGAAAGCGTGGCTGCGGACGCGGAGGGCAACATCTACTTCACCTGCATCGGCGCCAAACTGGCGCCCACGGAAAAGGACAAGGACGGCTACCTGGGCGTTATCCCGCACGGCTCCACGGAACCTAAAAAGATCACGGACGTGGACACCCTGGACGCTCCCAAGGGGCTCCTGTACCAGGACGGCTTCCTGTACTGCACGGATGTGGACATGGTCTACAAGATAGACGCCAAAACCGGCACCATTGAGGGGTATGTGGACCTGTCCCCCTCCCGCATGAAATTCCTCAACGACCTGGCGTTCATCAACGGCAGGCTCATGGTCTCCTCCACGGATACCGACCAGATTTTCTACGTGGACACGAACACCAGTTCCTACGGGGAGCTGGTCACCAAGCAGCCCATCTACAAGCCGAACGGCCTGGCCTGGGACCCGGAAAGAAAAGTCATCTACCTCTGCGAATACGCCACGGATGAAAAAGGCAAGCCCAGCGGCCGCCTGCTCTCCATCAACCCCGTCTCCCGGGAAGTCACGGAACTCTCCAAGGAACGGGGGCAATACGACGGCCTGGTGTACCGTGACAACGCCCTTTACTACAGCGACTGGTCCAAGGACAAAAAACCGGAAGCCATCCGCAGGCTGGACCTGAAAACGGGGCGTTCCGCGCCGGCAGCCACCGGTCCCATTGAAGGCGCGGCGGACTTTATCCTGTATGACTCCATGATCGTGGTTCCGGGCATGGCGGAAAAGAAAATCCACATCATGCCCATCGGCGGGAAAAAATAA
- a CDS encoding GatB/YqeY domain-containing protein encodes MSKISDQIMEGMKTAMRAKDSVTLNTLRALKTALTNTAIAKGGLGTQLEEAEELAVVRKQIKQREDSTEQFRSAGRPELADKEEAEIAVLKQFMPAELTAEETEAMLEAVLKETGASTKKDMGQVMKLMQERTAGRVNGKELARMVSARLS; translated from the coding sequence ATGAGCAAGATTTCAGACCAAATCATGGAAGGGATGAAAACCGCCATGAGAGCAAAAGACTCCGTCACCCTCAACACGCTGCGCGCCCTCAAGACGGCTCTGACGAACACGGCCATCGCCAAGGGAGGCCTGGGAACCCAGTTGGAGGAAGCGGAAGAACTGGCCGTGGTCCGCAAGCAAATCAAGCAGCGCGAAGACTCTACGGAACAATTCCGCTCCGCCGGACGCCCGGAACTGGCCGACAAGGAAGAAGCGGAAATCGCCGTCCTCAAGCAATTCATGCCTGCTGAACTCACCGCAGAGGAAACGGAGGCCATGCTGGAAGCCGTCCTGAAGGAAACGGGAGCCTCCACCAAAAAAGACATGGGACAGGTCATGAAACTCATGCAGGAACGCACCGCCGGCAGGGTCAACGGCAAGGAACTGGCCCGCATGGTGTCAGCCAGACTATCATGA
- the ispD gene encoding 2-C-methyl-D-erythritol 4-phosphate cytidylyltransferase: MKCCAAIIVAAGSSRRAGFDKLLAPLHGVKVLERSIRAFANCREITEIVVVCPEERFRAIDAADLETEIPVTRVDGGAERHESVQNGLAALLYTPELVAVHDGARPLITVEQISRCIQTARECGAAASAHPVTDTLKRADEERFTLPEQVDRDGLWCMETPQVFQYPLLLDAYVEVTERNMQVTDEVTALQLIGHPTRLVHNHEPNPKITWPEDVSRAETLLELKHLRKDS, encoded by the coding sequence ATGAAATGCTGTGCCGCCATCATTGTAGCGGCCGGGTCCTCCCGGCGCGCCGGATTTGACAAGCTGCTGGCCCCCCTGCACGGCGTCAAGGTGCTGGAACGCAGCATCCGGGCCTTTGCCAACTGCCGGGAAATCACGGAAATCGTGGTCGTCTGCCCGGAAGAGCGCTTCCGCGCCATTGATGCTGCGGACCTGGAGACGGAAATACCCGTCACCCGCGTGGACGGAGGAGCGGAACGGCATGAATCCGTTCAGAACGGCCTGGCAGCCCTTCTCTACACGCCGGAACTTGTGGCCGTGCACGACGGAGCGCGCCCCCTTATCACGGTAGAGCAAATCTCCCGCTGCATCCAGACTGCCAGGGAATGCGGAGCGGCCGCTTCCGCGCATCCCGTGACGGACACCTTGAAGCGCGCGGACGAAGAACGCTTCACCCTGCCGGAGCAGGTGGACCGGGACGGCCTGTGGTGCATGGAAACCCCGCAGGTCTTCCAATACCCGCTCCTGCTGGATGCGTATGTGGAAGTCACGGAACGGAACATGCAGGTGACGGATGAAGTAACCGCCCTGCAGCTCATCGGCCATCCCACGCGGCTGGTGCACAACCATGAGCCAAATCCCAAAATCACCTGGCCGGAAGATGTCTCCCGGGCTGAAACGCTGTTGGAACTCAAACACCTCCGCAAAGACTCATGA
- a CDS encoding NAD-dependent epimerase/dehydratase family protein, translating to MTGLLCTEPRAVLILGTGYLGKALAESLRKAGHTALTADIDAQKAIYEADVTERASMHSLAARIPSPHIIVMCASTRGGSEEAYRSLYIRGTQNTLEAFPGTPVIFCSSTSVYGITDGRWITEEHNVYPASGKSGLLIQAEQAVLAAGGTVVRLGALYGPDRCVLVSQYCKKGAALPGNMDRWINYIHRDDAVAALHLLCTLREPPTGIYNLTDRTPMQLGEIYSYLSGLLGMPAPQPEPLQAEARRGFSSQRISCSRLLALGWEPLYPSFADGVHNVLEALEAGGE from the coding sequence ATGACCGGCCTTCTGTGTACAGAACCCCGCGCCGTCCTCATTCTGGGAACGGGCTACCTGGGAAAAGCGCTGGCGGAGAGCCTGCGGAAAGCCGGTCACACGGCCCTTACGGCGGACATTGACGCACAGAAAGCCATTTATGAAGCGGACGTCACGGAGAGAGCCTCCATGCACAGCCTGGCCGCCCGCATCCCCTCCCCCCACATCATCGTCATGTGCGCCAGCACGCGGGGAGGCTCAGAGGAAGCCTACCGCAGCCTCTACATCCGCGGAACGCAGAACACGCTGGAAGCCTTCCCCGGAACGCCGGTCATCTTCTGCTCCAGCACCTCCGTCTATGGCATCACGGACGGACGCTGGATCACAGAGGAACATAACGTCTACCCCGCCTCCGGAAAAAGCGGCCTCCTCATTCAGGCGGAACAGGCGGTTCTGGCCGCGGGAGGCACCGTCGTCCGGCTGGGAGCTCTCTACGGGCCGGACCGCTGCGTGCTCGTCTCCCAATACTGCAAGAAGGGCGCGGCCCTCCCCGGAAACATGGACAGGTGGATCAACTACATCCACCGGGATGACGCCGTGGCCGCCCTGCACCTGCTCTGCACGCTCCGGGAACCGCCCACCGGCATCTACAACCTGACGGACCGCACCCCCATGCAGCTGGGAGAAATTTACTCCTACCTCTCCGGACTGCTGGGCATGCCCGCGCCACAGCCCGAACCGCTCCAGGCGGAAGCGCGCCGCGGCTTTTCCAGCCAGAGAATCTCCTGCTCCCGCCTTCTGGCCCTGGGCTGGGAGCCGCTCTACCCAAGCTTTGCGGACGGCGTGCACAACGTGCTGGAAGCGCTGGAAGCGGGGGGAGAATAA
- the trpS gene encoding tryptophan--tRNA ligase yields the protein MRIITGLQPSGKLHVGNYFGAMEPAVRMQERGESYYFLADYHAMSTVHDAETLRENCKNLATDFLAVGLDPGKCVFFRQSSVPEVNELAWILGTVCPVGLLERCHSYKDKIAKGFSPSNALFTYPVLMAADILMYDSDLVPVGKDQKQHLEVTRDLAGKMNEQFGEGTCKLPDALIAESTAIVPGLDGQKMSKSYNNTLPIFGEEKAVRKLIMKIPTDSTPVEDPKPTEGSVILQLYKLFASAEGYEDMVRDFKNGGCGYGDFKKRLFDAYWEYFRPARERRAELEANQDYVHRTLEEGARKARETASVVLDRVRRAVGLI from the coding sequence ATGCGTATCATCACAGGACTTCAACCCAGCGGCAAGCTGCATGTCGGCAACTACTTCGGAGCCATGGAACCAGCCGTCCGCATGCAGGAACGCGGAGAATCCTACTACTTTCTGGCGGACTACCACGCCATGAGCACCGTTCACGACGCGGAGACCCTGCGGGAAAACTGCAAAAACCTGGCGACGGACTTTCTGGCCGTGGGCCTGGACCCTGGAAAATGCGTCTTCTTCCGCCAGTCCTCCGTGCCGGAAGTCAATGAACTGGCCTGGATACTCGGCACCGTCTGCCCGGTGGGCCTGCTGGAACGCTGCCACTCCTACAAGGACAAAATCGCCAAGGGGTTCTCCCCCAGCAACGCCCTCTTCACCTACCCCGTCCTCATGGCGGCGGACATCCTGATGTATGACTCCGACCTGGTGCCCGTAGGCAAGGACCAGAAGCAACACCTGGAAGTCACCCGCGACCTGGCAGGCAAAATGAACGAACAATTCGGCGAAGGCACCTGCAAGCTGCCGGATGCGCTCATTGCGGAAAGCACGGCCATCGTGCCGGGGCTGGACGGGCAAAAAATGAGCAAAAGCTACAACAACACGCTCCCCATCTTCGGTGAGGAAAAAGCCGTCCGCAAGCTCATCATGAAAATCCCCACGGACTCCACCCCTGTGGAAGATCCCAAACCCACGGAAGGCTCCGTCATCCTGCAGCTCTACAAGCTCTTCGCCTCTGCGGAAGGCTATGAAGACATGGTCCGCGACTTCAAAAACGGAGGCTGCGGCTATGGCGACTTCAAAAAACGCCTCTTTGACGCCTACTGGGAATACTTCCGTCCCGCGCGCGAACGCAGGGCGGAACTGGAAGCCAACCAGGACTACGTGCACCGGACGCTGGAAGAAGGGGCCCGCAAGGCGCGGGAAACGGCCTCCGTAGTGCTGGACAGGGTGCGCCGGGCCGTGGGCCTGATCTGA
- a CDS encoding universal stress protein, which produces MKNILVAIDFSNATDAVIHQIGKLACPNDSIIHLLHIVEPSICYEVSGVLPDEVPVPVMDQTEENEVISIAKNHLQKTAEKLSRLTDATIIQAVEDEFEISEAVINYAEKHHIDMIVVGKHNHGFLSTVFLGSVASSVMRKSPVPVLVVPVTKEEQ; this is translated from the coding sequence ATGAAGAATATTCTGGTAGCCATTGATTTCTCCAACGCCACGGACGCCGTCATTCATCAGATCGGCAAACTGGCTTGCCCCAACGACAGCATCATCCATCTGCTCCACATTGTGGAACCCAGCATCTGTTATGAAGTCTCCGGCGTGCTGCCGGATGAAGTGCCTGTCCCCGTGATGGACCAGACGGAGGAAAACGAAGTCATCTCCATCGCAAAAAACCATCTGCAAAAAACGGCGGAAAAACTCTCCCGGCTGACGGACGCAACCATCATCCAGGCTGTGGAAGACGAATTTGAAATCAGCGAAGCGGTCATCAACTATGCTGAAAAACACCACATTGACATGATCGTGGTGGGCAAGCACAACCACGGCTTCCTTTCCACCGTCTTTCTGGGCAGCGTAGCCAGCTCCGTCATGCGGAAATCCCCCGTGCCCGTGCTGGTGGTTCCCGTCACCAAGGAAGAGCAGTAA
- a CDS encoding TIGR00282 family metallophosphoesterase, which translates to MITILFIGDVVGEPGRTAVKHMLPELKKEHGADFVIVNGENAAAGRGITPRLAQELLHAGVDVITTGDHVWDQAELAPWLDSEPRVLRPVNYPQGTPGHGSVVVETPRGKIAVMQVQGRSFIQPPLENPFLISEAEAKRLREEEGVQVIFVDMHAETTSEKISTGYNLDGLVSAVIGTHTHVQTADETILEHGTAYLTDAGMCGPAVGVLGREREPIIQRFRTSMPAKFPVANWPVRLCGAVVQVDEATGRALNIARISKIVEKPAS; encoded by the coding sequence ATGATTACCATACTCTTTATAGGCGATGTGGTCGGCGAACCTGGCCGCACCGCCGTGAAGCACATGCTGCCGGAACTCAAAAAGGAGCATGGGGCGGACTTTGTCATCGTCAACGGTGAAAACGCGGCCGCAGGGCGCGGCATTACGCCCCGTCTGGCGCAGGAACTGCTGCATGCGGGAGTGGACGTCATCACGACGGGGGACCATGTATGGGACCAGGCGGAACTGGCTCCTTGGCTGGACTCCGAACCGCGCGTGCTGCGCCCCGTCAACTACCCGCAGGGGACACCGGGACACGGAAGCGTGGTGGTGGAAACGCCCAGGGGAAAAATAGCCGTCATGCAGGTGCAGGGACGTTCCTTCATCCAGCCGCCGCTTGAAAACCCCTTCCTCATCTCGGAAGCGGAAGCCAAAAGACTCAGGGAGGAAGAAGGCGTGCAGGTCATCTTTGTGGACATGCACGCGGAAACCACCAGTGAAAAAATCTCCACCGGCTACAATCTGGACGGACTGGTCTCCGCCGTCATCGGAACGCACACCCACGTGCAGACGGCGGATGAAACCATTCTGGAACACGGCACCGCCTACCTGACGGACGCCGGCATGTGCGGCCCCGCCGTCGGGGTGCTGGGCCGGGAACGGGAACCCATTATCCAACGCTTCCGCACCTCCATGCCGGCCAAATTCCCTGTGGCGAACTGGCCCGTGCGCCTCTGCGGAGCCGTCGTGCAGGTGGATGAAGCCACCGGGAGGGCCCTCAACATCGCCCGCATCAGCAAAATCGTGGAAAAACCGGCCTCCTGA